From the genome of Mustela lutreola isolate mMusLut2 chromosome 16, mMusLut2.pri, whole genome shotgun sequence, one region includes:
- the CCDC102A gene encoding coiled-coil domain-containing protein 102A: MSHGPSPRLAESPQLSKGSLLTILGSPSPERMGPADSLPPTPPSGTPSPGPPPALPLPPAPALLADGDWESREELRLRELEEARARAAQMEKTMRWWSDCTANWREKWSKVRAERNRAREEVRQLRQRLDALTKELAGARRERQEAQGECEARGRELARLRGARGAADRTPDGPEPEPEREQEPVRDVGSEVPQGSQELELVESLLKSRPEEPEGCWEARSAGTGGPRGSSGRQERSRLPWEDTATIEEDASKLTALRLRLDESQKVLLKEREDKLALSRNIEKLEGELSQWKIKYEELNKTKQEILKQLSILKEAHQDELGRMSEDLEDELGARSSMDRKMAELRGEMERLQAENAAEWGRRERLETEKLGLERENKKLRAQVGDLEEALARRRRQTASALDCDLRASQAALFEKNKELADLKHVHGKLKKQFQEKVAELAHANRRVEQHEAEVKKLRLRVEELKKELAQAEDELDEAHNQARKLQRSLDEQTEQSENLQVQLEHLQSRLRRQQQSAPLFGKIRSARFGTEEAGDGASDLDEDEDLQIQVA, from the exons ATGAGCCACGGGCCCAGCCCCCGGCTGGCGGAATCCCCGCAGCTGTCCAAGGGCAGCCTCCTGACCATCCTAGGCAGCCCGTCTCCGGAGCGCATGGGGCCGGCCGACTCGCTGCCGCCCACGCCGCCCAGCGGCACGCCGTCACCGGGGCCACCGCCTGCCCTGCCGCTGCCGCCGGCGCCCGCGCTGTTGGCCGACGGGGACTGGGAGAGCCGCGAGGAGCTGCGGCTGCGGGAGCTGGAGGAGGCCCGTGCGCGGGCGGCGCAGATGGAGAAGACCATGCGCTGGTGGTCGGACTGCACGGCCAACTGGCGCGAGAAGTGGAGCAAGGTGCGCGCCGAGCGCAACCGCGCGCGGGAGGAGGTGCGCCAGCTGCGCCAGCGCCTCGACGCGCTCACCAAGGAGCTGGCCGGCGCGCGGCGCGAACGCCAGGAGGCGCAGGGCGAGTGCGAGGCGCGGGGCCGCGAGCTGGCGCGGCTGCGGGGTGCCCGGGGGGCCGCCGACAGGACACCAGACGGGCCGGAGCCCGAGCCCGAGAGGGAGCAGGAGCCCGTGCGCGACGTCGGGTCCGAAGTGCCCCAGGGCAGCCAG GAGCTGGAGCTAGTGGAGAGCCTGCTGAAGAGCAGACCAGAGGAGcctgagggctgctgggaggcaCGCAGCGCGGGGACTGGAGGCCCTCGGGGCAGCTCAGGCCGCCAGGAGCGCAGCCGGCTGCCCTGGGAGGACACAGCCACCATTGAGGAGGATGCATCCAAGTTGACCGCCCTGCGGCTGCGGCTAGATGAGTCCCAGAAGGTGCTGCTCAAGGAGCGAGA gGATAAACTGGCGCTGAGCAGGAACATTGAGAAGCTGGAGGGGGAGCTGAGCCAGTGGAAGATCAAGTATGAGGAACTGAACAAGACCAAGCAGGAAATTCTCAAGCAG CTCAGCATCCTGAAGGAGGCCCACCAGGACGAGCTGGGTCGCATGTCCGAAGACCTGGAGGACGAGTTAGGTGCGCGGTCCAGCATGGACAGGAAGATGGCAGAGCTGAGGGGTGAG ATGGAGCGGCTGCAGGCGGAGAACGCGGCCGAGTGGGGTCGCCGGGAGCGGCTGGAGACTGAGAAGCTGGGCCTGGAGCGTGAGAACAAGAAGCTGCGGGCGCAGGTCGGGGACCTGGAGGAGGCGCTGGCCCGGCGGCGGAGGCAGACAGCCAGCGCCCTGGACTGTGACCTGCGGGCCAGCCAGGCTGCGCTCTTCGAGAAGAACAAG GAGCTGGCCGACCTGAAGCATGTGCATGGCAAGCTGAAgaagcagtttcaggagaaggTGGCCGAGTTGGCACACGCCAACCGACGGGTGGAGCAGCACGAGGCGGAGGTGAAGAAGCTACGGCTGCGGGTGGAGGAGCTCAAGAAGGAGCTGGCCCAGGCTGAGGACGAG CTGGACGAGGCCCACAACCAGGCCCGGAAGCTGCAGCGGTCGCTGGACGAGCAGACGGAGCAGAGCGAGAACCTACAAGTGCAGCTGGAGCATCTGCAGTCCAG GCTCCGCAGGCAGCAGCAGAGCGCCCCCCTCTTCGGGAAGATCCGAAGTGCTCGCTTTGGCACCGAGGAGGCCGGGGACGGAGCCAGCGACCTGGATGAGGACGAGGACTTGCAGATCCAGGTGGCCTAG